A section of the Streptomyces sp. NBC_01591 genome encodes:
- a CDS encoding aspartate aminotransferase family protein — protein MSSLHHRHLAVSPDWLALYYKHPLEITHGEGRHVWDADGRRYLDFFGGILTTMTAHALPEVTKAVSEQAGRIIHSSTLYLNRPMVELAERIATLSGIPDARVFFTTSGTEANDTALLLATTYCRSNQILAMRNSYHGRSFSAVAITGNNAWSPTNLSPLQTLYVHGGVRTRGPYAHLSDAEFIEACVADLEDLLGHTRAPAALIAEPIQGVGGFTSPPDGLYAAFRRVLDRHGVLWISDEVQTGWGRSGEHFWGWQAHGENGPPDILTFAKGIGNGMSIGGVVARAGVMNCLDANSISTFGGSPVTMAAGLANLSYLLEHDLQGNARRVGGLLIERLRAIGAGSECVREVRGRGLMIGIELVKPGTDEANPEAAAAVLEAAREGGLLIGKGGGHNTSVLRIAPPLSLTIPEAEEGAEILAEALRSVG, from the coding sequence GCCTGCACCATCGCCATCTCGCCGTCAGCCCCGACTGGCTGGCGCTCTATTACAAGCACCCCTTGGAGATCACCCACGGCGAGGGCCGCCACGTCTGGGACGCCGACGGGAGGCGTTACCTCGACTTCTTCGGCGGCATCCTCACCACCATGACCGCCCACGCCCTGCCCGAGGTGACCAAGGCGGTCAGCGAGCAGGCCGGCCGGATCATCCACTCGTCCACGCTCTACCTCAACCGGCCGATGGTCGAGCTGGCCGAACGCATCGCCACGCTCTCCGGTATCCCGGACGCCAGGGTCTTCTTCACCACCTCCGGTACCGAGGCCAACGACACGGCGCTGCTGCTCGCCACCACGTACTGCAGGTCGAACCAGATCCTCGCGATGCGCAACAGTTACCACGGCCGGTCGTTCTCCGCCGTCGCCATCACGGGCAACAACGCCTGGTCGCCGACCAATCTGTCGCCGTTGCAGACGCTGTACGTGCACGGCGGCGTCCGTACCCGGGGGCCGTACGCGCACCTGAGTGACGCGGAGTTCATCGAGGCGTGTGTCGCCGATCTGGAGGACCTGCTCGGGCACACCCGGGCACCGGCCGCCCTGATCGCCGAACCCATCCAGGGCGTCGGGGGATTCACCTCGCCGCCCGACGGCCTCTACGCGGCGTTCCGCCGGGTCCTGGACAGGCACGGCGTCCTGTGGATCTCCGACGAGGTACAGACCGGCTGGGGCCGCTCCGGCGAACACTTCTGGGGGTGGCAGGCGCACGGCGAGAACGGTCCGCCGGACATCCTCACCTTCGCCAAGGGCATCGGCAACGGCATGTCGATCGGCGGTGTCGTGGCCCGTGCCGGCGTCATGAACTGCCTGGACGCCAACTCCATTTCGACGTTCGGCGGTTCCCCGGTCACCATGGCGGCCGGTCTCGCCAACCTCTCCTACCTCCTCGAACACGACCTGCAGGGCAACGCCCGGCGCGTCGGCGGTCTGCTGATCGAGCGGCTCCGTGCGATCGGCGCGGGTTCGGAGTGCGTACGGGAGGTGCGCGGCCGGGGTTTGATGATCGGCATCGAGCTGGTGAAGCCCGGCACCGACGAGGCGAACCCGGAGGCGGCAGCGGCCGTACTCGAAGCGGCCCGCGAGGGCGGTCTGCTCATCGGCAAGGGCGGCGGCCACAACACCAGCGTGCTGCGGATCGCGCCACCGCTCTCGCTGACCATCCCGGAGGCGGAGGAGGGCGCGGAGATCCTGGCCGAGGCGCTCCGGTCGGTGGGCTGA
- a CDS encoding TIGR03842 family LLM class F420-dependent oxidoreductase, with product MDFGLVLQTDPPASQVVGLMRRAERNGFRYGWTFDSAVLWQEPFVIYSQILEHTSTLHVGPMVTNPGTRTWEVTASTFATLNDMYGNRTVCGIGRGDSAMRVAGRSPNTLARLGEAIDVIRDLAEGREAVVDGNPIRIPWIENGKLPVWMAAYGPKALALAGQKADGFILQLADPFLTEWMVKAVRQAATEAGRDPSAIRICVAAPAYVTADDSAEALAHAREQCRWFGGMVGNHVADLVAKYGDHSAMVPDELTAYIKDRHGYDYSHHGRADNPSTDFVPDEIVDRFCLLGPAEAHIAKLRELRELGVDQFAVYAMHDARETTIDAYGSDIIPAFG from the coding sequence GTGGACTTCGGACTTGTCCTGCAGACCGACCCGCCCGCGTCACAGGTGGTGGGACTCATGCGCCGCGCGGAGCGCAACGGCTTCCGCTACGGCTGGACCTTCGACTCCGCCGTCCTCTGGCAGGAGCCCTTCGTCATCTACAGCCAGATCCTGGAGCACACCAGCACGCTCCACGTCGGCCCGATGGTGACCAACCCCGGGACCCGCACATGGGAGGTCACGGCCTCCACCTTCGCCACCCTCAACGACATGTACGGCAACCGGACCGTGTGCGGCATCGGCCGCGGCGACTCCGCCATGCGGGTCGCGGGCCGCAGCCCCAACACCCTGGCCCGGCTCGGCGAGGCCATCGACGTCATCCGCGACCTCGCCGAGGGCCGGGAAGCGGTGGTCGACGGCAACCCGATCCGGATCCCCTGGATCGAGAACGGGAAGCTGCCGGTGTGGATGGCGGCATACGGTCCGAAGGCGCTCGCCCTCGCCGGGCAGAAGGCCGACGGCTTCATCCTCCAGCTCGCCGACCCGTTCCTCACCGAATGGATGGTCAAGGCCGTGCGACAGGCCGCGACCGAGGCCGGCCGCGACCCTTCCGCGATCAGGATCTGTGTTGCCGCACCGGCCTACGTCACGGCCGACGACTCGGCCGAGGCCCTGGCGCACGCCCGCGAGCAATGCCGGTGGTTCGGCGGCATGGTCGGCAACCACGTCGCCGACCTGGTCGCCAAGTACGGCGACCACTCCGCCATGGTCCCGGACGAGCTCACCGCGTACATCAAGGACCGGCACGGCTACGACTACAGCCACCACGGCCGCGCCGACAACCCGTCCACCGACTTCGTCCCCGACGAGATCGTCGACCGCTTCTGCCTCCTCGGCCCCGCCGAGGCCCACATCGCCAAACTGCGGGAGCTCCGCGAGCTCGGCGTCGACCAGTTCGCCGTGTACGCGATGCACGATGCCCGCGAGACCACCATCGACGCGTACGGCTCCGACATCATCCCGGCCTTCGGCTGA